In Oryzihumus leptocrescens, the following are encoded in one genomic region:
- the rsmD gene encoding 16S rRNA (guanine(966)-N(2))-methyltransferase RsmD: MTRIISGRAGGRRIQTPPGSGTRPTSDRVREALFSRLEHLDVLHGAHVLDLYAGSGALGLEAASRGAASVLLVESARGAGAVARRNAADLGLPGVTVRVDTVERALLGGPPAGAGRYDLVLADPPYDVTEDALADVLQLLVTHNWLGPDALVVVERSSRSPEPRWPAGLDAAGERRYGETKMWFADFAGEPEVA; the protein is encoded by the coding sequence GTGACACGCATCATCAGCGGCCGCGCCGGGGGCCGGCGCATCCAGACCCCGCCGGGCAGCGGCACCCGGCCCACCAGCGACCGCGTCCGCGAGGCGCTGTTCTCCCGGCTGGAGCACCTCGACGTGCTCCACGGGGCGCACGTGCTCGACCTGTATGCCGGGTCCGGAGCCCTCGGGCTCGAGGCTGCGAGCCGTGGTGCGGCCAGCGTGCTGCTGGTCGAGTCCGCGCGCGGCGCCGGGGCCGTGGCCAGGCGCAACGCCGCCGACCTCGGCCTGCCCGGGGTCACCGTGCGGGTCGACACCGTCGAGCGGGCCCTGCTCGGTGGCCCGCCCGCCGGGGCCGGGCGCTACGACCTGGTGCTCGCCGACCCGCCCTACGACGTCACCGAGGACGCGCTCGCCGACGTCCTGCAGCTGCTGGTCACCCACAACTGGCTCGGTCCCGACGCGCTGGTCGTCGTCGAGCGCTCCTCCCGCTCGCCCGAGCCGCGCTGGCCCGCCGGGCTGGACGCGGCGGGGGAGCGCCGCTACGGCGAGACGAAGATGTGGTTCGCCGACTTCGCCGGCGAGCCCGAGGTCGCCTGA
- a CDS encoding ATP-dependent DNA helicase RecG produces the protein MVDLSTPLAKVVAPGSAGPLAKNRDVHTVGDFLEFLPRRYVQPGELTDLGELAEGDEVVVVARVRQVTTRPLPSRPRQRMLTAVITDGRTDVEVTFFNARGHEHRLVQGVHGLFAGTVKAFRGSWQLTHPDYQLFAEEESQEAVSRYTGRLVPIYLPAGRSMPPWKVRTVGEVVLDSLESLPDHLPAEVRERRGLPGLREMYEHLHRPENLQQVEHARHRLRYDEAFTVQAVLAQRRLANEDLRTTPRLARPGGLLEAFDARLPFELTDGQRAVSETIAADLAQSHPMHRLLQGEVGSGKTVVALRAMLSVIDSGGQAALLAPTEVLAAQHHRSMTAMLGDLAEGGLLGGSELGTRVTLLTGSQSTAARRKALLEAASGEAGIVVGTHALIQEHVSFFDLGLVVVDEQHRFGVEQRDALRSKGTQPPHVLVMTATPIPRTVAMTVFGDMETSTLTELPRGRSPIASHVVPGTNPRWVQRTWQRVAEEARKGHQAYVVCPRIGDAAEAGATTVDDDGEALDLSDLGEGAGARELHSVHTVAAELEDEPALEGLAVGVLHGRLAPEDKDAVMRDFAAGKIDVLVSTTVIEVGVDVPNATVMVVMDAERFGVSQLHQLRGRVGRGSAPGLCLLMTESESEVALERLTAVAETTDGFSLARLDLTQRREGDVLGARQSGSRGGLRHLSLLRDEDLILQAREDALALVTDDPQLERHPLLRQRIAAALDEEQAAYLERG, from the coding sequence GTGGTCGACCTCTCCACCCCGCTGGCCAAGGTGGTCGCTCCCGGCTCGGCCGGGCCGCTGGCCAAGAACCGCGACGTGCACACCGTCGGGGACTTCCTGGAGTTCCTGCCCCGGCGCTACGTCCAGCCGGGGGAGCTGACCGACCTCGGCGAGCTCGCCGAGGGTGACGAGGTCGTCGTCGTCGCGCGGGTCCGCCAGGTGACCACGCGGCCGCTGCCCAGCCGGCCCCGCCAGCGGATGCTGACCGCGGTCATCACCGACGGGCGCACCGACGTCGAGGTGACCTTCTTCAACGCCCGCGGCCACGAGCACCGGCTGGTCCAGGGGGTGCACGGCCTGTTCGCCGGCACGGTCAAGGCCTTCCGCGGCAGCTGGCAGCTGACCCACCCCGACTACCAGCTCTTCGCCGAGGAGGAGTCCCAGGAGGCGGTCAGCCGCTACACCGGGCGACTGGTGCCGATCTACCTGCCGGCGGGCCGGTCGATGCCGCCGTGGAAGGTCCGCACCGTCGGCGAGGTGGTCCTCGACTCGCTGGAGTCGCTGCCCGACCACCTCCCCGCGGAGGTCCGTGAGCGGCGAGGCCTGCCCGGGCTGCGGGAGATGTACGAGCACCTGCACCGGCCGGAGAACCTGCAGCAGGTCGAGCACGCCCGGCACCGGCTGCGCTACGACGAGGCGTTCACGGTGCAGGCCGTCCTGGCCCAGCGTCGGCTGGCCAACGAGGACCTGCGCACGACACCGCGCCTGGCCCGGCCGGGCGGGCTGCTCGAGGCGTTCGACGCCCGGCTGCCGTTCGAGCTCACCGACGGGCAGCGGGCTGTGTCCGAGACCATCGCCGCCGACCTGGCCCAGAGCCACCCGATGCACCGGCTGCTGCAGGGCGAGGTCGGCTCGGGCAAGACCGTCGTGGCCCTGCGGGCGATGCTCTCGGTCATCGACTCCGGCGGCCAGGCGGCGCTGCTCGCTCCCACCGAGGTGCTCGCCGCCCAGCACCACCGCTCGATGACGGCGATGCTCGGCGACCTGGCCGAGGGTGGTCTGCTCGGCGGCAGCGAGCTCGGCACCCGGGTCACCCTGCTCACCGGCAGCCAGTCGACCGCGGCCCGGCGCAAGGCGCTGCTGGAGGCCGCCAGCGGCGAGGCGGGCATCGTCGTCGGCACCCACGCCCTCATCCAGGAGCACGTCAGCTTCTTCGACCTCGGTCTGGTCGTGGTCGACGAGCAGCACCGCTTCGGGGTGGAGCAGCGCGACGCCCTGCGCAGCAAGGGCACCCAGCCGCCCCACGTGCTGGTCATGACCGCCACCCCGATCCCACGCACGGTGGCCATGACCGTGTTCGGCGACATGGAGACCTCGACCCTGACCGAGCTGCCCCGCGGGCGCTCGCCCATCGCCTCGCACGTGGTCCCGGGCACCAACCCCCGCTGGGTCCAGCGGACCTGGCAGCGGGTGGCCGAGGAGGCACGCAAGGGGCACCAGGCCTATGTCGTGTGCCCCCGCATCGGCGACGCCGCGGAGGCCGGCGCGACGACCGTCGACGACGACGGGGAGGCGCTGGACCTGTCCGACCTCGGGGAGGGCGCCGGCGCACGCGAGCTGCACAGCGTCCACACCGTCGCCGCCGAGCTCGAGGACGAGCCGGCGCTCGAAGGCCTCGCGGTCGGCGTGCTGCACGGCCGGCTCGCCCCCGAGGACAAGGACGCGGTGATGCGTGACTTCGCCGCCGGCAAGATCGACGTGCTGGTCTCCACCACCGTCATCGAGGTCGGCGTCGACGTGCCCAACGCGACCGTCATGGTGGTCATGGACGCCGAGCGGTTCGGGGTCTCCCAGCTGCACCAGCTGCGCGGTCGCGTGGGACGTGGCAGCGCCCCCGGCCTGTGCCTGCTCATGACCGAGTCGGAGTCCGAGGTGGCACTGGAGCGGCTGACCGCTGTCGCCGAGACCACCGACGGCTTCAGCCTGGCCCGCCTCGACCTGACCCAGCGGCGCGAGGGCGACGTCCTCGGCGCCCGGCAGAGCGGCAGCCGCGGTGGCCTGCGCCACCTGAGCCTGCTGCGCGACGAGGACCTGATCCTGCAGGCCCGGGAGGATGCCCTGGCCCTGGTGACCGACGACCCGCAGCTCGAGCGGCACCCGCTCCTGCGCCAGCGCATCGCCGCCGCGCTGGACGAGGAGCAGGCCGCCTACCTGGAACGAGGATGA